From the Deinococcus sonorensis KR-87 genome, the window GGTGATGCTCGCGATGCCGGCCTCCTGCGCCTGACTCAGCAGGGTGCCCCAGCTGACGTTCGGCTCCACCGCGCCGATGCCCAGGAAGCTCAGGCTGCTCTCCAGAAGGATGGTGCCGGGAATCGAGAGGCTGAGCGTCACGATCAGGTAGGTGGTCATGCTGGGAATCATGTGCCGGAACATGATGCGCGACTGCGACGCGCCCAGCGAGTTGGCGGCCGTCACGTAGTCCTGCTCGCGCACCGACAGCAGCTGACTGCGGATGGTGCGGGCCAGTCCGCCCCAGCTGATGAAGGCCAGCATGCCCAGAATCACGAACAGCGCCAGCAGCGGGTTGATGCTCTGCGGGAAGATGGAGCGCAGCAGGAACAGGAGGAACAGGTACGGGATGGCCGAGATCACCTCGATGGAGCGGTTGATCAGGTTGTCCACCCAGCCGCCGAAGAAGGCGGCCAGCGCGCCCATCACGATGCCGATCAGGGTGCTGAGCAGCACCGACAGCACGCCGATGGTCAGCGAGATCTGCGAGGCGTAGAGCGTGCGGGTCAGCAGGTCACGGCCCAACGCCTCGGCCCCCCACAGGAACACCTTGCAGCTGGGATCGCCGGTGCCGAACAGGTGGAGCGAGCCGGGAATGCCCAGAATCCGGTACGGGTCGCCCTGCACGAAAAAATGAACCGGGCAGGTCTTGCCGGTGGGGCTGAACTCCTGCTGGAAGGTAGTCATGTTCAGCTGCTGCGCGAACTGATCCACATACAGACCCCACTGCCCGGTCTTGGGATTGTGGATGTGCAGCGGCGTCGGCTTGCGGAACGCCGTGATGTCGGTGGTGCTGTAGTTGCTTAGCCCGTCCGGCGCCAGGAACGGCGCGAAGATGGCCATCAGGTACAGCAGGATGATGAAGATGCCGCCGGTGACCGCCAGTTTGTTCTTGCGAAACTGGGTCCAGGCGACGCTCAGCTGGGTCTGGGAACGGTGGACAACTTTGGGGGAGGATGCCGTGGTGGTCATGCGCGCCTCATCAGGAATACCGGATCCGGGGGTCAACCATGGTGAGCAGGATGTCGCTGATGGCGTTGCCGAAGAACAGCAGCACCATGGTCAGCACGCTGAAGCCGGCAATCAGATAGAAATCCTGGGCATTCAGGGCGTCGAGCAGCATCGGCGTGATCCCAGGATACGCGAACACCACCTCCACAAATCCTGCTCCACCGATCAATGTGGGCAGCAGGCCGCCGATGCCGGCCACGAAGGGAATGATGGCGTTGCGCAGGGTGTGCTTGTACACCACGCTGAACTCCGGCACCCCCTTGCTGCGGGCGGTGCGGATGAAGTCGCTGCGCAGGTGCTCCAGCATCTGGCCGCGCAGCACGCGGGTGAAGCCGGCCACGTCGCCCACCGCCAGCACCAGCCCCGGAATGATCAGGTGCTTGAAGGTGTCCCAGAACTTCCCGGCGGCGCTGAGCTGGTCATAGTTGTTGCTGGTCATGCCGCCGATGGGGATCTGCCAGCCGGTGGCCTGACGCAGCTTCAGAATCCCGAAGATGGCCAGCAGCGCAATGAAGAAGCTCGGGAAGCCCAGCAGGAAGTAGAACACCACGCCGCTGATCCGGTCGCCCAGCGAGTACTGCCGGACCGCGCCGTACACGCCCAGCGGAATGCTGATGGCGTAGAACAGCACCAGGTACACGGCCACCAGCTTCATGCTGTTGACCACCCGGGGCCACGCCACGTCCAGCACCGGCTGGGTGTACTGGAAGCTCAGGCCCAGGTCGCCGTGCAGCATGTTCCACAGCCACTGCAGGTACTGCTGGTAGACCGGCCGGTCCAGCCCGAAGCGCTCCGCCAGGTTGTGGAGCTGCTGGGCCGAGATGCCCGGGTTCAGGCGGGCCGGCGTCAGAAAGTCACCGGGAGCCAGGTAGATGATGAAAAAGACCAGCACGCTGGCCAGCAGGAAGGTCGGGAGCAGGTTCAGCAACCGCCTGAGGAGAAAGATCGCCACGTTTTGCCTCCTTTCGCGGGGCATTCAGGGGAAAGGGGCAGCCCCAACTTGCTGGGCCACCCCCGTTTTGCGGCGGAACTTACTTGATGAAGGTGGTCTCGATGTTGCGCGAGCCGTAGTAGCTGTTCATCAGCTCCTTCGGGAACTGACCACCCAGACGGTTGTTGTAGGTGACGTGGTAGCTGGTGCCGACCAGGTAGACCACCGGCTGCAGCTCACCCTCAACCTTGAGCAGCTGGTCGCCGATCTTCTGGCGGGCCGCCTGGTCCAGCGTGCTCTGGCCCTGGTAGAACAGCTTGGTCATCAGCTGCTCCTGGCTGGTCAGGCACTTGCCGTTGGCCGGGTTGTTGTAGCTGTGCAGGTTGGTGCCGCACGGCACGACGTTGGTACCGAAGGGCCAGATGTTGTCGCCGCCCGAGAGGCCCAGCAGGATCGCGTCGAACTTGCGGTCGTCGCCCTTGTCGGTCAGCTGGCCCACCAGGTTGTTGAAGTCGATCGGGGTGAAGTTCACCTTGACGCCGATCTTCTTGGCCTCGTCGGCGAAGATGCGGCCCAGCTGCTCACGCACGTTGTTGCCGGCGTTGGTGGAGAGGTTGAACTCCAGCTTCTGACCCTGAGCGTTCACCAGGATGCCGTCGCTGCCCTTCTTGGTGAAGCCCATCTGCGCCAGCAGCTTGGTCGCGCCGGCCAGGTTGTACTCGTACTTGGGCGCGTCGTCACTGATGAAGTTCTTGAACACCGGGTAGACGCTGTAGTAGGTCGGGTTG encodes:
- a CDS encoding ABC transporter permease, whose amino-acid sequence is MTTTASSPKVVHRSQTQLSVAWTQFRKNKLAVTGGIFIILLYLMAIFAPFLAPDGLSNYSTTDITAFRKPTPLHIHNPKTGQWGLYVDQFAQQLNMTTFQQEFSPTGKTCPVHFFVQGDPYRILGIPGSLHLFGTGDPSCKVFLWGAEALGRDLLTRTLYASQISLTIGVLSVLLSTLIGIVMGALAAFFGGWVDNLINRSIEVISAIPYLFLLFLLRSIFPQSINPLLALFVILGMLAFISWGGLARTIRSQLLSVREQDYVTAANSLGASQSRIMFRHMIPSMTTYLIVTLSLSIPGTILLESSLSFLGIGAVEPNVSWGTLLSQAQEAGIASITDRPWMLIPGFFIVFTVMCYQLLGDGLRDAFDPRRRQ
- a CDS encoding ABC transporter permease, with amino-acid sequence MAIFLLRRLLNLLPTFLLASVLVFFIIYLAPGDFLTPARLNPGISAQQLHNLAERFGLDRPVYQQYLQWLWNMLHGDLGLSFQYTQPVLDVAWPRVVNSMKLVAVYLVLFYAISIPLGVYGAVRQYSLGDRISGVVFYFLLGFPSFFIALLAIFGILKLRQATGWQIPIGGMTSNNYDQLSAAGKFWDTFKHLIIPGLVLAVGDVAGFTRVLRGQMLEHLRSDFIRTARSKGVPEFSVVYKHTLRNAIIPFVAGIGGLLPTLIGGAGFVEVVFAYPGITPMLLDALNAQDFYLIAGFSVLTMVLLFFGNAISDILLTMVDPRIRYS